The proteins below are encoded in one region of Patescibacteria group bacterium:
- a CDS encoding DMT family transporter, with amino-acid sequence MKTVGFIYAIAAAVTWGLVYTIDQKILDKVSPLSLIFVDAILVASITLPIILLDTQSLKVLLTSGKLNLSLILAAVILATLANFFIFSGIKILGAPTASIFEIAYPFFVILFSFLIFKTSLDFYFLLGSVFIFIGSLIIIKLA; translated from the coding sequence ATGAAAACCGTTGGGTTTATATACGCCATAGCTGCCGCTGTCACGTGGGGTTTGGTATATACCATAGACCAAAAGATACTGGACAAAGTTTCTCCATTATCCTTGATTTTTGTTGATGCCATTCTCGTAGCCAGTATTACGTTGCCGATAATACTTTTGGATACGCAGTCGCTAAAGGTTTTACTGACGTCCGGAAAACTAAATCTAAGTTTAATTCTTGCTGCCGTAATTTTGGCAACACTAGCAAATTTTTTTATCTTCTCTGGTATAAAAATACTAGGAGCACCAACTGCATCAATTTTTGAAATAGCATACCCATTTTTTGTTATACTTTTTAGTTTTTTGATTTTTAAAACAAGCTTAGATTTCTATTTCCTCCTAGGCTCAGTTTTTATATTTATCGGTTCTTTAATCATAATAAAGCTTGCCTAA